In a single window of the Sesamum indicum cultivar Zhongzhi No. 13 linkage group LG16, S_indicum_v1.0, whole genome shotgun sequence genome:
- the LOC105178718 gene encoding uncharacterized protein LOC105178718 isoform X2 — protein MESKEDPNADGHRHNTATENSDTIARQKKRARRVSFAEMTSVHFFDRDEELNETPSTGTAKIGDDSAGELGSGGESERSKGFGGEDDGDDNVDDEMMQMRSSFLRPVGSPSPGGSTFGSASSNDEDNFFGPVSANFIRPGRLLDSAASDDNHDVTMDSTAFSMHYRSLALSDSGVDLKTPTGGQLFFEEKTPTNANIGSSMVFTLGKKPIPKSCMPVTEVNDSHNSNDMSLVGENPNKYNYDKLSPGLDALLAESSKNLLSVSISDDVITSASPKRKESLVLPSVDHGVDLVNPSDCIRKEISGINSRNVLNGEESTPCRVFGEANGPHRTFHSGLSPKTFSSSTLGAAASNTDNYKPNMSPDQLSKDESETALVLFTSSPVKQPQLLLTTASPSQLLGATSPLLAKPVFLLRNDSVEHHETQTSIQKSISKLELLEKSGFSSSFSAKVDNSTIKSLDFLKSPNFDAFLEKKRHISRMNFEDSVTEKKLASVDQSKERSYAFSMNRTRAETLNHISGENHLEEHLDQIMSGKLPNELSAKNLSADQSKYKRASPSKIWSGNKLMRSLFSPKHSNEDAVMTETESLLADIASGDGVKILSAQFVSSPGRLLEKKLSTTLGLQSSQSKDLVLQSQFKQSSDSDKDRDSTPEGNLTDGNLSTSNANRAAVSNGMDGELGSPFVEVNHLKNLVEVRSTDNGEVDIYNRNGTFGNIDDFITPAKNKYQVKHSKILDVGNQTSRESSRFEDDLPGGEFGVISHGSVSPSAYKNLEEPTLQKNLRGFPTAIPSRKEIGNTQSPIIPSPRTIQLSGRLEKFSGNKRSIELLLRDTQHRTEMAIMQRSPKLQKGGNVDTERQLSPNEGRSTLSGNERKKWTDIYSTFSEDMKKIISASADKLNNKMIDVLGDIFIHQQRSKIYEMLHLGVMPQNAVVLHDPQLGKIAEVNSLLLRVVYEKAKLQLKNVQREKLLKRLQILSSSAQESLILRENILSNPLGTHSTNVLVDGVGDRSLSVSLKDGHEVCHEKLTAMRHALEALDRKILTLKGTFHACCKLKAEQSCDDTIALVNEQLIKRASCRFIRLDMQMWVVHSVGSVNGQHNIVLNYLDFIFQSIKVIVGPTSSAATSFKLNEANIIKNFPNLDACTAFTFVFNAERARKYVGAKTLVQETQVTSSLLGTLLDVVEEVQLAQMELQNLTQSNFSSPSDGQLNLMLSYFNFNSGRKVILTLDMSCLKRGIYPSDVLPLQLPEPVNSQKCLLSGRTIDEISDAVKGVRSGYMRILRLCRCISQVI, from the exons ATGGAATCCAAGGAGGATCCTAACGCCGATGGCCACCGCCACAACACGGCGACGGAAAATTCGGACACCATAGCTCGGCAGAAGAAGCGGGCGCGCAGAGTGAGCTTTGCTGAGATGACGTCGGTTCACTTCTTCGACCGCGACGAAGAGCTTAATGAGACTCCCTCAACGGGAACTGCAAAAATTGGTGACGACTCGGCTGGTGAATTAGGCTCTGGCGGGGAATCGGAGCGTAGTAAGGGGTTTGGAGGGGAGGATGATGGCGATGATAATGTTGATGATGAGATGATGCAAATGCGGAGTTCGTTTTTGCGTCCGGTTGGGTCCCCTTCTCCAGGAGGGAGCACCTTTGGTTCTGCCTCCTCGAACGATG aagataatttttttggccCTGTGTCGGCCAATTTTATAAGGCCCGGCCGGTTGTTGGACTCTGCAGCTTCTGATGATAATCACGATGTTACAATGGATTCAACAGCTTTTTCCATGCATTACCGCAGTCTTGCTCTATCAgattcaggagtagacttgaAGACACCAACAGGGGGTCAACTCTTCTTTGAAGAGAAAACACCAACAAATGCAAATATAGGAAGCTCCATGGTTTTCACTTTAGGTAAAAAGCCTATTCCCAAATCTTGTATGCCTGTCACAGAAGTAAATGATAGCCACAACTCCAACGATATGAGTCTTGTTGGGGAAAACCCTAACAAGTATAACTATGATAAACTATCACCAGGATTGGATGCACTCCTTGCAGAGAGCAGTAAAAATCTTCTTTCTGTCAGTATATCTGATGATGTCATTACTTCAGCATCACctaaaagaaaggaaagttTGGTTTTGCCATCAGTTGATCATGGGGTTGACCTTGTAAATCCAAGTGACTGTATAAGGAAAGAAATCAGTGGGATTAATTCCCGCAATGTCCTGAATGGGGAAGAATCTACTCCTTGCAGAGTATTTGGTGAGGCAAACGGTCCTCACAGAACCTTTCACAGTGGTCTTTCTCCTAAAACATTTTCATCAAGTACATTGGGTGCTGCAGCTTCCAACACAGATAATTATAAACCAAATATGTCACCAGACCAGTTGAGTAAA GATGAATCTGAAACCGCTTTGGTGCTATTTACATCTTCTCCTGTCAAACAACCCCAACTTCTTCTGACGACTGCCTCTCCATCTCAACTTTTGGGAGCAACCTCTCCTTTGCTTGCAAAACCTGTTTTTTTGCTCAGAAATGATAGCGTAGAACATCATGAAACCCAGACCTCTATTCAGAAAAGCATTTCCAAACTGGAATTACTTGAGAAATCTGGGTTCTCTTCTAGTTTCAGTGCTAAAGTTGACAATTCCACTATCAAGTCGCTGGATTTCTTAAAATCCCCTAATTTTGATGCTTTTCTGGAAAAGAAACGTCATATTTCTAGAATGAATTTTGAAGATTCAGTTACTGAAAAAAAACTTGCTAGTGTTGATCAGAGTAAAGAGAGGAGTTATGCTTTCAGCATGAATCGGACCAGGGCTGAGACTCTGAATCATATCAGTGGTGAAAATCATTTGGAAGAACATCTGGACCAAATAATGAGTGGAAAATTGCCGAATGAGTTGAGTGCCAAAAATCTCTCCGCAgatcaatcaaaatataagCGAGCTTCACCCTCTAAGATTTGGTCTGGGAATAAATTGATGCGTAGTTTGTTTAGTCCGAAACATTCAAATGAAGATGCAGTAATGACTGAAACTGAGTCTTTATTGGCTGATATTGCTTCAGGTGACGGAGTAAAAATTCTTAGTGCTCAGTTTGTTTCTTCTCCTGGTAGATTGCTGGAGAAGAAATTATCAACTACACTAGGTCTTCAATCCAGTCAATCTAAAGATTTAGTGCTACAAAGTCAGTTCAAGCAAAGTTCAGACTCTGACAAAGACCGAGATTCAACTCCAGAGGGAAATCTCACCGATGGTAACCTCTCAACTTCAAATGCTAATAGAGCTGCTGTATCCAATGGAATGGATGGAGAGTTAGGCTCACCTTTTGTTGAAGTCAACCACCTCAAAAACTTGGTTGAAGTAAGATCAACTGATAATGGAGAAGTTGATATTTATAACAGGAACGGAACATTTGGAAACATTGACGACTTTATTACTCCTGCTAAGAACAAATACCAGGTCAAGCATTCCAAAATTCTGGATGTGGGTAACCAAACTAGCAGGGAAAGCTCCAGGTTTGAGGATGACCTCCCTGGTGGAGAATTCGGAGTCATATCTCATGGTTCTGTTTCTCCATCTGCCTATAAGAATCTTGAAGAGCCAACACTGCAAAAG AATCTGAGGGGGTTCCCTACAGCAATCCCCTCAAGGAAAGAGATCGGGAATACACAGTCCCCCATAATACCTTCTCCAAGGACCATTCAGCTGAGTGGCAGACTGGAAAAATTTTCTGGAAACAAGAGAAGTATAGAATTATTGCTGAGGGACACGCAACATAGAACCGAAATGGCCATAATGCAGAGGAGCCCCAAGCTTCAGAAAGGTGGAAATGTTGATACAGAGAGACAGTTGTCTCCGAACGAAGGTAGATCAACACTGTCTGGCAATGAAAGGAAGAAGTGGACTGAT ATATACTCTACATTCTCAGaggatatgaaaaaaattatttctgcATCAGCTgataagcttaataataagaTG ATTGATGTACTTGGAGATATATTTATTCACCAGCagagatcaaaaatatatgagaTGCTTCACCTTGGAGTCATGCCCCAG AATGCAGTTGTTCTTCATGATCCCCAGCTCGGAAA GATAGCTGAAGTAAACTCACTGCTGCTTCGAGTTGTGTATGAAAAGGCAAAATTGCAGCTGAAGAATGTACAGAGGGAGAAACTGTTG AAAAGGTTACAGATACTGAGCTCCAGTGCTCAGGAGTCACtaattttgagagaaaatattCTGTCAAATCCACTGGGGACTCACAGTACCAATGTCCTAGTTGATGGTGTTGGTGATCGGTCATTGTCTGTCAGTTTGAAGGATGGACATGAG GTTTGCCATGAAAAATTGACGGCAATGCGGCATGCCTTAGAAGCTTTAGATAGAAAGATTTTGACCTTGAAGGGAACTTTTCATGCATGCTGCAAGTTGAAAGCTGAACAAAGCTGTGACGACACAATTGCTTTAGTTAATGAGCAATTGATAAAGAGGGCTTCTTGCAGGTTCATTCGACTGGATATGCAG ATGTGGGTGGTCCATAGCGTAGGCAGTGTGAATGGTCAGCACAACATTGTTCTCAACTACCTTGACTTCATTTTTCAGAG CATAAAAGTCATTGTTGGTCCTACATCAAGTGCTGCAACTTCATTTAAACTGAATGAGGCAAACATTATAAAG AATTTCCCAAATTTGGATGCTTGCACAGCATTTACATTTGTGTTTAATGCTGAGAGAGCTCGGAAATATGTTGGTGCTAAAACTTTGGTGCAGGAAACGCAA GTAACCAGTTCTCTTCTGGGTACCTTGCTAGATGTGGTTGAGGAGGTACAGTTAGCCCAGATGGAGTTGCAAAACCTGACCCAGTCTAACTTTTCTTCGCCTTCTG ATGGACAGCTCAATCTGATGCTTtcttactttaattttaattccgGGAGAAAGGTGATCCTCACACTTGACATGTCTTGCTTGAAACG TGGAATCTATCCTTCAGATGTTCTTCCACTTCAATTGCCAGAGCCTGTGAACAGCCAAAAATGTTTATTGTCTGGGCGAACCATTGATGAAATTAGTGATGCAGTTAAGGGGGTTAGAAGTGGATACATGAGGATTCTACGGCTCTGCAGGTGCATCTCCCAGGTGATTTGA